ttaattaaaatacaaaattcgcccaatatttaattaataaaataaatgaccTTAACACAAAAAAAGTATTCAAAGCAAACTAACACAAAGAAAGTAACtcgtcttttggggaatctaattaagttaattaaaaattataaagctAGAGTTAAACAAcgaacaataaataatcacaattaaataattaaagagtaagggAGAAATTGAGTTTGGGCCTCCTTTTGGGCCAATTTCGCTGGAATTTTTTATCTTAACCAAATTCCCGTTTTTGTATACATCGACTGTATATCGAAATGTATATCAGCTCTTTCGTGTATCTCCTGATTCCGAACACCTGTATTTTACCTCATCtttgtatttttgcatttttgacCTGTAATTCATTGTATAACGTTGTATACAACATGTATACAGCCCATTTTTTACTTTCCGGGACCTGTAATTTGACTTTCCAGCAACTCGACAAGATGTGGCAGACTCGATAAAAGAATCTTTGGCGTTTATGGCCCTCTTGAAGTACGAAGGGAAGAAAAATGAAGCCCACGAGGGCTCGGATAGTATTACTCTTCGTGGGCGGCGAACTTGACAACGAGCTGAGAGCAAGGATTCTTCTACCACGAAATCTTAATACGAACAGCAAACAAAAATTCTAGGCAGAATTAGAGCAGCTACCTTTTTCGGAATTTAGAATCAAAGGACTAAAATGTGATATTCTAAAGTGTAAAACCTATTTGCCgaaaactcaaactcaaaaaaaaaactccccCCCAACAGTGATTAAAATAGATGAATATATAGATGGAAATTAGGGGGAAATCGCGTGAAATTTCGAATTTTTAAATTCGAATTCATTCTGCCCCTTTTCCAGACAATCGTAGAAAGCTTTGAAAAAAATCCCCTAAAATGGGGGAAAGGGGACGTGAGGGTGATGGGTTTGCAGGGTATGGGTTCTTGTAAGGTAGGAGACGTAATTTCCGGGTTGATTTAGCGTGAAGAAGACGAAGGCAAGTATGGGGGTGGGGTCGTTGTTTTTCTTCACGCCTAGAAGAAGAGTAGGGGTATTTTGGCTTACTGTAGTATTGTATTGGAGGGTTTTGGATTTGTTATGAAGTTGGGTTGCTGACATTAATGTGAGAAAGGGAGAAATGGGCTgggaatttgaaatgaaaatggGCCCAAAATTGGCCTATTGAATTGGGTATGGGTGAGGTAAAAAGGGGCTAGTTTTGAATTAAGAATTGGTCAAATTGATTGAAATCGTAGCTAATTAAAATTAAGAACTTAGtcaaattgaatttaattagcAAATTCGACTTATAATTAAAGAtgacaaattaattaatgaacttcttaattaaattgattataaaataattaatttaattacaaactaaaaaaactagaaattataactataacttaaactaaagtaaattaataaaatacttaactaaaatgtaaatcttttgagataattttttatatttataaaataacgtgattgtaaaaatatacatatttattattaaaaagtgataaaattacttttaaaaaataacttgaaagtattttgagtttcataaaactcattaattcaaaatttataaccatcactaaataaaatatttaaaatataaagtcttttgagatgatttttaaatattcataaaatacattaatcatatacataattatataaaacatatatattatttaaaaactataaaaatgatacaactatttaaaataacttgcaaactatatctatttatttatttattttatattttgaaattttataaaattattttaactcatttgaaattgaagaagctcgatgattaatctataatGTGAAGGtcaaaaattgggtgtcaacattaGGCATCTATATACTAGCCTCATCTCAATGATCATGTATATTGTTCCATAAGTTAGTGTTGTAACTTTTTACACACTAATATATAATCAATGATTAATGAAGgtgaagaataattttttttaaaaaatgtataaacaCCTAATAATTCTCGTGTGTGTATATGgagatttaattgaattaagTCCCAAAAGAAGGCTCTCAAGAGATACATGCATGTGTAATGTGTTGTTTCGACAAACAAACGGTCCAGGTGAATGTGCAAATTTATTACTTAAATTAATGTAGGTGTTATTCTCACTGCCTCTCTATGGTAAGTGCACACACTCACCTTTAGACCGCAAATTGACATGACAttgttatagtatttttttggTAGTATCTATTTGTTTGGAAGCTCCCTATTTAAATTCctattataaaatattcaacatAATAAGTAGGACATTAAAATAATTCTCCCTCCGtaaatatttacttttatatGTTCTATctagaaaattaaaagataatttattattattttttctttttaaattaatattcaaaaaggTAATTTATTAaatcttcattttatttattattttttaaaatgtttgacaaGTCAAtactgaacaagtaaaaatgaatcgACGGAGTAGCATCAATTCCACTCATGTGCTTACATCATGCTTTCACTTCAACTTGCTCTATAAAAATCAAAAACCAattcttccttctttcataAAACCTATCTTAACATTTTTGACAAAAACTTCCTACTGAAACATGGAGCCAAATGAACCTTTGTTAGAATCAGAAGAACCAATATTGGCGGAGCAAATTAGCTCTGAACTTGAAGAAATCCTATCAGACACAAGCTTATCACGTATTCAGCGTTTTAGAATAGCTTCAGTAATAGAGTTGAGAAATCTGTTCCGTCTAGCAGCTCCTTCCATCATTGTTTACTTGCTTAACAATGTTACTTCCATGTCTACACAAATTTTCTGTGGCCATCTTGGAAATCTTGAACTTGCTGCTGCTTCCCTTGGTAATAGTGGCATTCAACTTTTGGCCTATGGTGTCATGGTAATTTTGTTTCacctttatatattgttttacaACCTCAAGATTTATTAGTAATACTCCCTTTTATTCGCCCCTAATTTATCTGACATCGTTTGATTAGGCACGAAATAtaagaaaggaaaaaacaacTTTTGAAGTTTGTGATCTGAACAAATCTTAAGACATTTTTTcagttcacttttacttgtcacttatttctaaaatagattttcatttttacttatcacttttgacatattaagaaaaaataattatttatttctatgTTTTACCCTTAGCATTAAATTTCTATTCTCCAAATCATTTTCCAAGACCTAATAGGGCTAGTTTGGTAAAatacttatatcaataattgttttcttaatgggtgtgtcaagtcaaacagtGACCAAGTAAAAATAAACTGAGGAAGTATATAAAAcagaattttaaagttaagttaTTTCAACTATAAGAATATGACATTCATTTTGCGATCTACTAAAAAAATGTGTCGCATACATTCAGGTGTGGAGCCAGTGTGTTGATTATAGGTTCAAATCCTGAATTTGTAGTAAGAAATTAAATGGAAAATTCAATAACTTTAGAAAATCAGAATTTCaaacttataaacttcaaattctgacTCCGCTGCCTGCATATATTGGGATGAAAATGATTATAGTATAGATTGCACCTTTATaagtaattgtatatatacttacaacaaattatatatatattggagcAGCTAGGAATGGGAAGTGCAGTGGAGACATTATGTGGTCAAGCATATGGAGGTCACAAGTATGAAATGCTAGGAATATATCTCCAAAGATCAACCATACTTCTTATGTTAACAGGAATACCACTAATGGTGGCATACTTATTTTCTAAGCCAATCTTGATTTTACTAGGCCAATCCAAGAAAGTAGCATCAGCAGCAGCACTATTTGTCTATGGTTTAATTCCACAAATATTTGCTTATGCAGCCAACTTCCCTATCCAAAAATTCTTACAAGCTCAAAGTATTGTTAACCCTAGTGCATATATTGCTGCCGTTACATTAATTTTTCACCTTTCTTTAACGTGGCTAGTGCTTTACGTATTTAATTGGGGATTATTTGGTGGAGCTTTGGTTTTGAGCATTTCATGGTGGATAGTTGTGATTGCAcaatttgtgtatattttgtgGACTGATAGATGTAAGAAAACATGGAGTGGATTTAGCATGCAAGCATTTTATGGATTGTGGGATTTTTTCAAGTTGTCACTTGCTTCAGCTATTATGTTATGTCTAGAGACTTGgtattttcagattttgattttaattgcTGGTTTGCTTCCAAATCCTGAAGTGGCATTGGACTCTCTTGCTGTTTGGTAAAATATGTCTACTTAGCAAATTCATTACTCTCTCTCGTCTATATTACGTGAATTGTTGAGACTGTTTTTCAGGAGACTAGTTTGAGAATAATCTAAAGGGTAATAGTGGAAACTAGTCTTAGCATTTTGAGACTGTTAATTCACtgttcaaaataagtgaattttgaaagttttaaaaaattgttttttcgATATTTACCCTTCATTTAATGAGgtcctttttttaattaatttacgtTTTCTAGGAGACTAgtttgaaaataatcaaaaagtaatAGTGGAAACCAGTCTTTAATTTGtgtacttaaatattttttttaagaggtATATGTCATACTCCGACAATTTAGTTAATATGGATTAGAGGGAGTAGTAaattgtttaattatatatttctaatttcttgaacttttttcttgatataatgataattattaatttgtgATGCAGTACGACAATTCTAGGGTGGGTGTTCATGATATCCGTTGGGTTCAATGCTGCAGCAAGGttagtgattaattaattactgaATATTTACTTGATATTatatattcttcatttttaccatgatataatataaataaatatgctAGGAATTGTTTCTTGTGTTGTCAAAAGTTTGGACCACATTAGGGGTATATAATGGTATAGTTCTTAGAAAGGATATGTCATGCCAAATTGTCAATTTGTTGTTTGACTAATCTTGATAGgttattttaattagttatatttttgttcttacatataatttactaaaaCTAACAATATTCATACTAAAAAGACCTAGTGACTGGTGTTGGTGTCTGGTAAATGAGGAATACTAGCTTTTGAAgcatttttgtgttttttcgaAAGTATCTCCTTATAattatgtcatttatttaaaaGGATGGGTGATAGTGACTTAAATTTCATAGTTAAATGAAGAATTGAGGagacttattttcttttatatggaCTTCTAAATTCTGTTGTCCTAGATTAAAGATGCTAGTATAATATGAAagttataaaacatatatagtGATGTATTTTCAGAAACAAACCAAAAAAGGAACTTCAAAGCtttaaattgaaacaaaggaaGTATTCAGTAGTATTATACCCAATAATCTTAGAAATAGACGGTCTTGAACTTTTGACCCCTACTTGCTTTATGAACAAACCTTTAAGATCAAAATTTGTTCAActtaaataattaacaatttgaaatatttagtaacaatatataaaaagtttaaaaagcacaataataaaattgataatttaaaatatttgataaaaacaTATGATAAAATCGTAGACAAAGCCTTTTTATTTCAAACTCTCTAAATAATAATAGAGATTGTGTGATACGTAAAATGGGACTAATAAGGGGGTAGATGGTATTCTGTTAATAAccttttacttgtttatttgttaaaaaaaaaaagaaggctATTAAAAgacaattgaaaaataaaatatctcttGGCAGTAGAATTGATTTGATGAAATCACACAATCAAAAGGACACCAATATTTGAAAGGGataagaccaaaaaaaaaaaaaatgatagcaaaccaataattaaaatatgaagaaataggTTACATCGAAATATGTgacaaaatcacaaaagaatgACAAATCATAAAtgttgcatcattataaatagtaagtTATTCACGTAGATACATATATAccttaaaatacactattaaatagtgcaggggtaatAGATCCTGCCCAAAGTTTGGAATTGTTAcagcaatttcgatcaaagttcggatatattccgtacccttttcccttttagttatattacacacatatatatatatcatgttagttataatttttattacGCTATTAACACACTTATAAAGAttaacttataattattttatataaatattttaattgtttaaataattttggACAATACTTGCCACTATACacaagttaaaattattttaaaaaatcttggACTATCACAAAATAATCTTTACATGAATGCAAGTTTGGTGTTGCATGATTGCCAATCTTCGATTTGAAGTAATTACAGAGATCAACATAATTTGGGATTAGGATGCAGAATCCTAATTAATTACATTAAGATATTTATAAATGTTGTAATTATTTAAACATTTCTATCGGTATATAAAAGTTAGTTAAACTCGATACATGCAGTGTTCGAGTGAGCAATGAGTTGGGAGGTGGACATCCAAAATCAGCAGCATTTTCTGTTGTAGTGGTGACAATGAGTTCATTTGTGATTTCTGTTGTGTTTGCAATTTTGGTTTTATTATTCCGCCATGTCATGAGTTATGCCTTCACGGGTGGACAAGTCATTGCTGAAGCAGCCTCAGATCTTGCCCCACTCTTGGCTATATCTCTAATACTCAATGGTGTTCAACCTGTTTTATCTGGTatcatttatacatatatattctcTCTCCTACTTTTATTCTTTTACTCTCTTTAGATTTACTACATCTACTAGactatagtttttattttttgataataaCAGATTATTACTGAATTAtcttagaaaattatatatttttatgaaatcaagaaaaaatataacttttttctaGATATATAATACTTTCATTCCATCTTTACTAGTCTAGTATTACCTCATAAGGAGCAATAAATAGTTTACTATATATATCAATCTTGAATATAATACAATTtaaagtttttgagaaataCATTGGGAAATGAATAATTGggatttcaattttcaaagaaATAAAGTTGGAATGTTTTCTGAATCTTTATACCACATCAATCTCGAGATGTGCTCTGCGGACTTTAtgacaaattttattatttaagatAAGTAGACGGAGTATGTTTTACTCACTCACGCATGTGACTTTAATTTGTTCACTTAAGATATGTTTGTTAATTGTTGGACTGAACTCTTTGCatgtttaaattatttataattatattagttGATGAATTTATTAGATTATCATAAAGGATAGATTTGTTTTTTTAGTGAAGGGATATACATGACTAACCTAacaatatactccctccgtccctatttacttgtccatatttcctcttttagatgtccctatttacttgtctattttgacaaatcaagaaaggacaaaaaaaattttcctattataccctcatttaaacttcttaaaaatttaaacttcccccaacattgattagttatcttgaataaatttattttggaatcataattaataagggcaaaattgtaacttcactatgctaatcattgttgccttaatatgtgtgtcatttctaaagtggacaactaaatagggacggaggaaGTACTATATTACTATTTTCTCATCATCAATATTTggaataaaataatactaatatatgaaaatatttgaagggGTTGCTGTTGGATGTGGATGGCAAGCATTTGTGGCATACGTTAACGTTGGATGTTACTACGTTGTTGGCATTCCATTGGGTATTGTTCTTGGATTTTATTTCAACCTTGAAGCCAaggtatatataatatttactttacctttttataatttgtatacagtataaatgttttttttttttttttaaagttataacacatttaattattaaaattatagttATAGCCAATCCTGATGTTAATATTGTTTTGGTTAATTGTGAAGGGAATATGGTTGGGGATGTTAGGAGGAACAGCTATGCAGACTATCATATTATTGTGGGTCACCTTTCGAACCGATTGGGAGAAAGAGGTAAGTTGTTTgagtaattttgaaatttttttttttgaactctttccaagatttttaatcatattttcaGATCTTTTGAGTTCATTTAAAActgattttcaaaaattaaatattctaaaacctaatttttccaaaaacttatactaagcTAGCGATTGACCACAATTTTCCAACTATTTTTGGCAAGTTATTTTGGGTGAAGTTTCATCATGCACTTGATCATAAATTTTGGggaaaatatttaacttttaaaaaaataaatatgatttatatctataagttctaaaaattatttaaaacatccataagtttgtattatcattttataatgaaatattCCATGAAAAGTCATGACAACGAACATAATttatatgaatttgaaaaaaaaaaagaggaagaaaacaagAGGAAAATACCATTATTATTACAACTTGCAATTGGAAGTGATGTCAGAGAGCAAACTCAGATAAAAATGGCATAAAATAGGTATATAACGGTATAATTTTATGCAACAAACTAGGACTGAAatgtaattcaaaattataaatgatgGGTGTTTTTatagaatataaaaatttggggtaatttttaaaattgccAAAATACTAGAATTTTGcccaatttttagtttttttattctaaaactaggaaacttgagatgtttgccaaatatatttatcaaataatgataattatatggtcaaatactaattttaatttttttctaaaatagatTTTTGGCCAAACGACACCTAGTAGTACTAATTTTCAATCATGGAATATCATTTGAATAAAACTTTAaactctgtttggatcattgttacctattgtttcataatgtattgtattgtttgttgttgtttaataacatttttattgtgTGGTTTGActgtatcgtattgtattgtaatttacaaatttactaaaatatccttaattattctagagtaggaggtttgactagaattaaataatatagggtaaagggtaaagggtaaaatattattatgaaatattatggaaggatataattgaaaaaagaaattaagtaacaatgggaacacaccaaattggttgttccataaaattgggttttcattgttacgtaacaacgaaatttaacaatacacTACAAcacattttaagtaacaatcaaaacaaacattgtagtTATGATAACGATACAAAacaatacaatgggtaacaatgatccaaacataGTGTAACAGTTTGCCTGAATATGGATTTAAAGTATATAAACTACCAAGCCTTCTTAATTCTTGTTGTATTTTGCTTTTGGCTAATTAGTTTAGATAAGTTTGAAAACGGACATCTTGATTGTTGACTAACATGTTCCTATAATTTCTCAGGTGGAGCAAGCAAAGAGTCGATTAAATATGTGGCAAAACAATAGTAAAAAACCATTGTTCAATGATTGAGAAGTATATTAATCAATAGGGATTAATGCATATGTAATAGTTGACTTATTAGTACCTTTTGGTTCTTGTTTCATCAACTAGAGATGATAATTACATGGGCGAGCACGAGcttaatatttatcaatatgTATTAATATAAAGTTGTTTtggattataattttaaaagtaaaaggAACGGTACCACAATAACTATTAATcatgttataaaatataagcTCATAATATAAAGAGAAGAAGACCTTCGATTTACTCAAACAACCACAACTCTTTACTCGGAGTTTGGAATTCAGCAAatttggtggtgttggaaagagggcTTTCGATTTGATACTTCATGGGCCATCTAACtctttattttgtaaaatatatggtgatttgaagttgacccaaaacagAGAGGTGTTACACAACCCTAATTAATTCAGTGTGTATTATTTTCCTTCGTGGAGAAAATAGGTGAGGGTTACTCTAAAAATCCTGCTAAGCCACTTTAAGCAGGATGAAAATGGAGGATAGAAATTCTCGTGCAAGGAAGGGCAAGACTCAACGATTTCTGGTTGACGATCGTCAAGATTTTGTTTATGATTGCCCGGCCCGCCTTCTTTCGTCAAAGAAACTTTTAAAGAAGACTTGCAAGGGACAAACTACATTAGATTAGTCCCTTTAACTAAGCAACAAGCATATAGTATTTTACAGAGATGGTATAATGGAGAAAGACATGGAACTTTTGGAAACCTGCACTCTTTCATAGTGTCTCATATTGACAATATATAATGAATGGCAGGAAATCATGCAAAGTACGTAGCCTCAATTGGTTGACTATCTAAATTTTCACCTCTTCCCCTttgcataaaaataatgaatggTACTGGATCATATCATGATTTAGAAAACCTTAGAGCTCCACACCAGCAATCCAGCATCATGGCAATCGCCATGTTTTATCATCCTCCACTCTAGATACAAGTCCATAGACATTCTCGCTGGTCATATCTGCAATGTGACGGGGAACCATTTAATTCCTCGGGAATATCTTGATCAGAATTATCACCAAAGAAGAAGTCATACCAGCCCGTTGAATTCCAGCCATAAGTGAAATAATTTTGCTGAATATCAAAGTCATGATGACAGAGGAAGTAGGAGCCTTGAACCTGATATGCAGAGTTATCCACCCCATTAATGAGATGGTGTGCAGGAGGAGATGATGCTTTACATCTCAAATTGTTCTCATTTTGCTTATACACAATGTGGACGCCAAATTCCTTCAACCGAACACCAGAATATAGAGTAACTGAAATGCTCATAGAGTCTCCAGGATCCAAGTGATCTCCTATTTCCCAATAGCATTGCCATTTGATATCTTCATCAATATCTGGAACACCATGAATGATTGGACTGTATGTCCATCTCAGATCCTTGGTCATATTTGCCACTCTAACATGAAACTCATTCCAAAATTTATTTCTCCTTGTACAATAAGATATGCTGGCATTTCCATAGATAACATATAAGTTTAAACCCTGAATGTCATGATTAGGCACATCAAAACTGATTGAGGACGACCCTTTAGCATTGTAGCTTAACCAGTCTGGAACCTCACTTCCATGGACAGAAGTACTGAATATGCCAAATTCATAGAGGCCCTGCATATTATTCACAAATATACATCAGTTATATCTTGCTTCCCCTATTAGTGTGATAGGAGCAAGAAACTCATGTTTCTAAACCAAAAAGTTTCCTAGTTAAAAAAGGGCAGCCTGGTGCAAAACATTTCCTAGTTGCCACATATAAATGGGGACTAGTAGGAGAGTATACCTGTATAGGACCTTTCCACCTTGAAAGAGTCAGGTTGTTGTAGAGATCCGCCTTAGTGTCACTCAAGAACGTCAAGTTGGGTAAACCCAGAACGCTGATTAAGTCATCATCAAATAAAGAAATGCATTTTAGCTGGAACATTTCCTGAACCTCAATTAGTTTGTTGCAACGTAATGCAAGAAAATCCAATGTTGTCAATATGTTTGGTAAATTTGATAACCGCTCGAGTGATCTGCATCCATGTATACTCAAGGTTGTCACACTGGCTGGGATCTCTGGAAGATATTTAAGTTCTTCGCAGTTATCT
The Solanum stenotomum isolate F172 chromosome 12, ASM1918654v1, whole genome shotgun sequence DNA segment above includes these coding regions:
- the LOC125847612 gene encoding protein DETOXIFICATION 40-like isoform X1, yielding MEPNEPLLESEEPILAEQISSELEEILSDTSLSRIQRFRIASVIELRNLFRLAAPSIIVYLLNNVTSMSTQIFCGHLGNLELAAASLGNSGIQLLAYGVMLGMGSAVETLCGQAYGGHKYEMLGIYLQRSTILLMLTGIPLMVAYLFSKPILILLGQSKKVASAAALFVYGLIPQIFAYAANFPIQKFLQAQSIVNPSAYIAAVTLIFHLSLTWLVLYVFNWGLFGGALVLSISWWIVVIAQFVYILWTDRCKKTWSGFSMQAFYGLWDFFKLSLASAIMLCLETWYFQILILIAGLLPNPEVALDSLAVCTTILGWVFMISVGFNAAASVRVSNELGGGHPKSAAFSVVVVTMSSFVISVVFAILVLLFRHVMSYAFTGGQVIAEAASDLAPLLAISLILNGVQPVLSGVAVGCGWQAFVAYVNVGCYYVVGIPLGIVLGFYFNLEAKGIWLGMLGGTAMQTIILLWVTFRTDWEKEVEQAKSRLNMWQNNSKKPLFND
- the LOC125847612 gene encoding protein DETOXIFICATION 40-like isoform X2, with protein sequence MEPNEPLLESEEPILAEQISSELEEILSDTSLSRIQRFRIASVIELRNLFRLAAPSIIVYLLNNVTSMSTQIFCGHLGNLELAAASLGNSGIQLLAYGVMLGMGSAVETLCGQAYGGHKYEMLGIYLQRSTILLMLTGIPLMVAYLFSKPILILLGQSKKVASAAALFVYGLIPQIFAYAANFPIQKFLQAQSIVNPSAYIAAVTLIFHLSLTWLVLYVFNWGLFGGALVLSISWWIVVIAQFVYILWTDRCKKTWSGFSMQAFYGLWDFFKLSLASAIMLCLETWYFQILILIAGLLPNPEVALDSLAVCTTILGWVFMISVGFNAAASVRVSNELGGGHPKSAAFSVVVVTMSSFVISVVFAILVLLFRHVMSYAFTGGQVIAEAASDLAPLLAISLILNGVQPVLSGVAVGCGWQAFVAYVNVGCYYVVGIPLGIVLGFYFNLEAKGIWLGMLGGTAMQTIILLWVTFRTDWEKEVEQAKSRLNMWQNNSKKPLFND